The genomic interval tctcatcagaaaccataaaagccagaagatagtggaacaacatctttaaaatgctgaaaagaaCTGGCACCACacaattctatatccagcaaaaatatcttcacagcatgaaagtaaaataaagacattctcagatgaaggaaaactaagagaactcACCACCAAAAGACTTCtcctaaaagaaatgctaaagaaagttcttcaaGATGAAAGGAAATGACACCAGAGATACATGGaacttcaggaatgaaggaagaacaacagaaatgataaatatctgggtaaatatAATAGATTATTTTTCCCCTATTAAACTGCTGAAAGCAAAAATTACAACATTGTATCTTGAGGTTTTCAACATATGTAGACAATACATATGACAACTATAACACAGGGATAAAGGAATCTACATAGTTGTAAGGCTTCATCATTTCACTTTAAATGGTTAAACGTTAACTCTGAGTTAACTGCAATCCCTAGAGCaacaactaaaaaatacaaagagacagaGTCAAAAAAAACTATAGgtaaattaaaatagaatgctacaaaaatattcaagtaattcaaaaggcaggaaagaaaaaacaaagacacaaaaaaagaaacagaacaacaaaaaagccaaataaaatgtTAGACATATGTAAACATACCAAAaactacattaaatgtaagtggTCTAAACTCACCAATTAGAAACAAAGATTGTCAGGCTGGATTAAAAAACACAAGCCAACTGcatactgtctacaagaaactcacgcTACAGACtggttaaaacaaaaaagtggaaaaagatATAGCAAACAAACACTATCAAAAGAAAAGCTGGGGTAGCTATATTTATGTCAAAGTacacttcagaacaaggaaaattatcagagaTAAATAGGGACATTACATAACGACAGAAGGGTCACTTTACCAAGAAAACTTAACAATCTTAAAGACATCTAACAgggcttcaaaatacatgaagcaaaaatggaGAGAACTGAAGCTAAATAGATAAATCTATAACTATACTTGGAGACTTCAACACGCCTCTCTCAGTAACCTATAAAACAGACGgaaaatcaacaaggatataGACTGAACAACACTGTCAATCAACTTGACCTAATTTGACACTTGTAGAACATTCTACTCAAcaacagaagaatatatattcttctcatgTGCATATGGTCCATTTACCAAAAACAGACCATACtgtgggccataaaacaaaccttaataaatctaaaataactgaaataatattAAGTGTGTCCTCTGACCACAATAACAACACAAAATTATCTgggaaatccccaaatatttgaaaattaaacaacatacttctataTAACCCAAGggtaaaaaagaaagtttcaaagaaaattttaaaatattctgaaccaagtgaaaatgaatatacaacatcaatgaaaacataaaagaaaaatttatagtattaaattCTTATATTAGAAAGGGTCTCAAATCTCAGCTTCTacctaaggaactagaaaaaaagagcCAATTAAACCCCAAATCAAcccagaaggaaataataaagagcagaaatcaatgaaacttaaaacagaaaaatagaaaaaaggaatgaaaccaaAAGccgattctttgaaaaaattaataaaattgataaatctctagccagattgaccaaaatataaaaattaccaatatcaggatgaaaaagagaattatcatttacagacagttctgggtgtactctgatgcttttgtaaaaatgttcctataaaagggtttcatcttcaaggaattcatggaaaagactctgacaagtacaggtttctggtaactgactatactgctgaactgaatgaataagcattttcagaactctaatggaaaactgatgaattcataaaagtgctaacaaaagatcaagatgaaaaaaaattaattacatgggactgagtgaactgatgaggatgattataatttttgtgacttttgtgtgtgtgtgtgtgtgtgtgtggaaaagaaaaagagaattatcACTGTAGACCATATAAACATTCAAAGGATAAAAAAGCATACTACAAACAACACTATGcccataaattttaatttatattaaatagaccaattccttgaaagacatacTACAATTCACtcaagaaaaattaagtaacctGAGCAGTCCTCTATTACAGAAATTGAATTTAGTAAAAACCTTCAAAcacagacttccctggtagcacagtggttaagaatccacctgccaatgcagggggcacaggttcgatccctggtcctggaagatcccacatgctgcggagcaactaagcccatgtgccacaactaatgagcctgcgctctagagcctgcgagccacaactactgagcccgcatgccacaactactgaagcccacacgcctagagcccatgctctgcaacagaagcaccacaacgagaagcccgtgtaccgccacGAACaatggcccccacttgctgcaactagagaaagcccacacgtggcaatgaagacccaatgcagccaaaaataaataaatttttaaaataaataattaatttttaaaaaacccttcaaACATATCAATTTATTCtcttatggattgtgcttttggtgtttatttaagaatatttgcTTAACCTAGGGTCACAAAGgatttctcttatgttttcttctagaggttttatagttttaggttttatgttTAGATCTATGATTccttttgaacttatttttgtatatggtgtgcgGTATAGgtaaaggttaatttttttcttttttgcatatagatacccagttgttccagcagcataaaaaattatcctttttcCACTGAACTGTCTTTGCACCTTTGTTGAAATAAGTTGTCTACgtatgtgtgagtctatttctgaactctctattctatttcattgatccaTTTACCTTTATAccaatactacactgttttgattactgcagctgcATAATAAGAACTGAAACATAGTAGTATTAGTCCTCCAACCTTATACTTTATGTTTTGGCTagctaggtcctttgcattttcaaatgaattttgaaatcagTTCATCAGTTTCTACATCTTGTCAGATTTATCTGTTAAGAACTgcagaagaggggcttccctggtggcgcagtggttgagaatccgcctgccgatgcaggggacacgggttcgtgccccggtccgggaagaacccacatgccgcggagtggctgggcctgtgggccacgGCCGCTNNNNNNNNNNNNNNNNNNNNNNNNNNNNNNNNNNNNNNNNNNNNNNNNNNNNNNNNNNNNNNNNNNNNNNNNNNNNNNNNNNNNNNNNagcctgtgctccgcaacgggagaggccacaacagtgagaggcccgcgtaccacaggaaaaaaaaaaaaaaaaagaaagaaagaactgcagaagaaataaaaactcaaactTACACAGAAATCTGCATGctaatgtttatagcaactttggTTATAATCACCAAAActagaaaaacccaaatgtctttcaagaggtgaatggataaaccatcTGCAgtacatccataaaatgaaatactacttagcaattAAAGAGACAGCACTGTTATACACACATAGATGACTCTCAAATGTAATATACTATAAGAAAACtcaaaaggctacacactgtatatatgattccatttatatgacattctggaaaagtcaaaactatagcaacagagaaaagaccactggttgccaggcactggggttgggggagggtttAACTTCAAAGGGAGAACTCTAAAGAATTTTGGGGaatgatggaactgttctgaaTTTCAgttgtggtggtagttacacaacTGTATGCGTTTGCCAAAATccatatgtaatttaaataaatttaagacaaAATTAAATAGCACACATACAATAATCACTGTCCTCCCTGAATAGTGCTAAAAGAACACATCTAAGGCACAAATAGATGCATCACAATTAAAGGgttattaaaacttttaaacttgCTAAATATTTACCTCTTACATCATAggtagaaattatttttacatattaaaccCAGTACTATACTATAATACCATTTATAGACCCAAAGGTGTCCTAATTAGGAAACTTTAAGATCACTCAATCTCTACAGAACTACTGTCAGATCAGTCAACCACACAAATGAGATTTAGTAGAATGTTCAGATGAATCCAACTGAAGTAATAGTTTCCAAAATGCTACCTGCAATGATGAAAGAATCTTTCCCTTATGGAAGCAGAGATAAGTAActtaaaacaagagcaaaaaaagTTTCATGAGGTTACAAAGAGAAAGAATTTCCCTTAGGAACTGTAATCGTTTCTATACTATTACTACCATATGCTTTTTCCAGACTATATGACTTGGACCAAGATTTCAGAAGATTTacaatataaagaaatttaaCTTTGTTTAGATAAAGGAAGTTATCTATAGTGGCGATATTTTACTGAATATAGTCCCTAAATTGAGCACttcatttactaaaaaaaaaaaaaaaaaaaaaaactaaaaattttaactgtaaaagattaataaattttgtttcttgaagATAATAAATAACATCTTTTGatccattttatcttttattccattcttgcccctgcccccagccttgACTCTGTATTGCTTAACTTACAATAACTCTTGGCATACAGTTAAAAATTACAGCCTTCCCTCTCAAAGAAAAAAGGGGTAAGTCAAATTCCAATATGTAGACTTGTTTTTCTccaattaaaatacacacacaaaactgacaattcgttcaacaaatatttattgaatgccttttgttttgtttgtttcgttttgttttttttgtttgtttgttttgcggtacgcgggtctctcactgttgtggcctctctcgtcacggagcacaggctccggacgcgcaggctcaagggccatggctcacgggcccagccactccgcggcatgtgggatcttcccggaccggggcacaaacccgtgtcccctgcatcagcaggcagactctcaaccaccgcaccaccagggaagccctggttttggttttttttttggccgcactctgcggcatgtgggatcttagttctccaaccagggatggaacctactgtgtcccctgcagtggaagcctggagtcttaactactggaccgccagggaagtcccttactgAATGCCTTttggtgccaagcactgtgctaagtgttggGGGTAGGATACAAAGATGAGAATGACAGTGCTGGGCTCTGAGGCATTAAAAGATCTAACGACACGGTCAACAAGTACTATgcaaagtatacatatatattgctgTAAACTAgaagagtgttttgttttttacatttttaaggtgAGAGacactttgaaaacaaaatgaaagctcACTGAAGCTCATTATCTATGAGCCCCCTAGAGCACTGACAGAGCATGCTTCTCATCTTCCAGCACTTCTCTCTGCTGTCCACTGAAAAGCACATATACAGCTGCTCTGTTTACAGAAATTCACTTATCTAACTTTTCAGGATTATATGTGTTTGATACAATGAACATTCTCTGTGCAGGGAAGGCTCGGCTGCAGGActgattaaaaaaagtaatttcacTTCCCTATTACTCTGCCACTGggtagaagaaaatatggaaaaggcaGGTACATTAATTGAAGTGGGTAGAGAAAACATCAATACATATTGATGCGATCACTGTTTCTCCTATAGAGAAGAACACGATGCTCTTCCTCCAGCAGACTCCTCAACCAGTTTGACTCCAAAAGTACTTTCCATAAGCATTTTAAGGACTATGGAAAACAGGCACAATATAAAGAATTTCTTCAATTTGTTCAATATCTGGATATTAGCTACTGTACACCAGCAGTATGCTtagcaatggaaaaacaaaagtaatagtAGTATGTATGCATGAGATGCAGCAGAGGTCTTTGAAGGCATTTAAATTTCATTCACTAGGTAAAGAACACAAAAGATTTTGTAAAGAGGAATAATACAGTCAAATCAGTATTTTTAGACTAtagtcaattatacctcaataaagctggggaaaaaaagaccataaaaatattttaagactgtAACTCTGCGTATAGTTAGCTTATAGGTGGGGATATCTGCTATGAAGCCACTACCACTGCATGAACATAATCACCTCCCATACCAATCCTAGATATTACCATTCTCTTCAATCTCCTACTTCAGGGAGAAAACAGACATCATCAGACAGAAATCCCTTCAACTTTTTACCATCAAACCTAAAACATCTCCCTCTTTCCTGTGTTACAACAAGAAACACTACCTTAAATCTATCTCTCCACCAGTGGACCAGAGCTTTGATACTCAAGGTGGGATTTTCCAACCAACAACTTCAGCATTATCTGAGAGCATACTAGGAATGCAGAATATCAGGCACCACGCCataccaactgaatcagaatttgcaaTGCTAATaaggtccccaggtgattcacattATGCACATTACTCCCAGTTTCTCAGAATCCTTATACTATGAATTATCCATTCTCTCTCCTAACTCTTTGACCTCTAAAAGAAAAAGCCCCACACTCCCATTCCAATACAACTTCTCAAAAATTTTTCCACACTCcctgtctccatttctttcttcaactCATTCAAATCTGGCCCTCAAGCCACTCCACTCAGCTCTCATTAAGATCAatgatcttgggacttccctggtggaacagtggttaagaatccacctgccgatgcaggggacacgggttcaagccctggtctgggaagatcccacatgccgcagagcaactaagcctgtacaccacaagtactgagcctgtgctctgcaacaagagaagccaccgcaatgagaagcccgcacactgcaataaagagtggcccctgctcaccgcaactagagaaagcctgcgtgcagcaatgaagacccaacgcagccaaaaataaataaataaaacaaataaatttattttttttaaaaaaagatcaatgatCTTGCGAATGTTGCTAAATCCAAAGGACACCTTTTAGTCTTCACCCTACTTGACCTCTCACCAGTATTCAACataattgttctttttcttctttaatcactCTCTTCCCTGTGTTGAAGCCACTAATGATGCAAAAGAATGGTGGATAAAACTGCTGGTGCTTTAGCATGAATCAAGGCAGCGGCACTAAACTGTACCACTAGTAATGGTATGGTATTCTTCACTGCCAAGCTCTAGCATGGGggggaaaattatttattttactaaaccTCAACCCTTGAATACGTATCTTTTAATATCCTACTTAAGGAAATAGAAAGTAAGCATAAAGCACTTCTGCATAGGAAGAGTACTTGTACGACTGTTGGAGAGCTGAACTAGCCACTTTTTTTCATGCAACATCATTTTTACCTGAAAGAACTTCAGGCAAATtgtggttattcagacttggatatctggcaaacattttctcaaaaattaatcAAGTAAGCCTTTAACTTCAAGGaaaaacaactgacagtatttgttgccaatgataacaTTCAAGCTTTCAAGCAAAAATCACAACTTGTACCTGCCACCAGGAGCTTGACAGAGCGTTCCAATATTTAAAGACCTTTCTGATGAGATTAGTAGTCATAATAACAAATGCGAGTTTGTGATACTGTAGAATGACATATGGCAACATTAGGAATATCTGTATAACTCAGTAGACCAATACTTTTCACATGACCAGTGCATGACCTTTCAAACTTAAACATGGGTTTAAAAAAACCTactcagggactttcctggtagtccagtggctaaggctccatgctcccaattcagggggcctgggttcaatccctggtcagggaactagatctcacatgccgcaactaaagatcctgcgtgccacaactaagacccggcgcagccaaaagaataaatattaaaaaaaaaaaaaacccacttaaaGTACCAGAGAGACCAACAGATTTTAATGTACAAGAGTATGACAAGTTCACTGATATTTCAGAACCCACGTTATAACTAACCCTTCAGAAACTATCACTTGCCTATACActactaatattaaaaaaaaaaaaaaacccacttaaaGTACCAGAGAGACCAATAGATTTTAATGTACAAGAGTATGACAAGTTCACTGATATTTCAGAACCCACGTTATAACTAACCCTTCAGAAACTATCACTTGCCTatacactactatgcataaaatagataactaatgaaaaactactatatagcacagggaactctactcaatgccctgtggtgacccaaatgggaaggaaatccaaaaaggaggggacgTATAGCtgactgtacagcagaaactaacacaacattgtcaagcaactatactccaataaaaattaattaaaaaaaaaaaacctatcactCCCCCCCCAGTTTAGGTATGATATCAAAGCAGAATATCCAtaattacacacaaaaaatgattACAACATTCCTCCCTTTTCCAGCTACATCTATGGGGCGGATGGGTTTTTTTCATATACTTCAGTCAAAACAACATAAtgcaacacaataaatgcaaaGCAGGTATGAGAATCTAGCCACAACCACACTCATGATCTCAGCCCCTCAAAACATGGGagttccttggcagtccagtggttaggacttggtgctttcacttcaggggcccaggttcaatccctggttggggaactaagatcccacaagccatgaggcgtggccaaaagaaaccaaaaacaaaaaacaaaaacatggtcCTCTTCCAGTGTTCTCTCTCACTGAACGGCATCATCATCCACTGTAACCTGAATCATCCATGGTACCTCCatgcgacaaagagtagcccccgctcgccacaaccagagaaagcccatgcacagcaacgaagacccaacgcagccaaaaataaaataaataaataaataaataaatttataaagtaaaaaattttaaaaataaattaaaatttcctttaaaattgtttcaatataataaaacttctaaaaaatgcCATTACAAATACCTCTACTATATATTACTACTTAATGGAAGACACGATAGTTGATTTGACTGGTAGGTatgacttactttttaaaataccaaaagtaATTCTCAGGTCAGTGAAAACCCTCTAATGAAATCTATGAATGTTCAAAAACCTATTTCACTTTTCTATGAATCTGACCAAAACAAGTGTTAACAGAGCAGCAAAATTATTATGTTCTCAAAGTTTGCCAATAACAATAACTACTTGAAATAAAGGAGTCACTAACAGACTGTGATTTGCGAACTTTGTTCAtaaggatttttatcataataatACTGTCTCAATGGGATTTACAACTAAGAATTACTaactattcatttattaattcatcttcATTAATCATTCAAAAATGAAGACGATTAAAAATGCTTTGTCAATTTAGTAATTCAGACTTTATTCTCACCTCAAAGAAATTAAGATAATTATACCAAATTTTATGTCAACATCTCAAACATTTTCTACTAATTACTTCAAAACGGCATTAGAACAAATATAGAAGCATCTGAGTTTTCATTTACTTATCACCGGAATtcaaaattgtaaatataaatgtaaaataaacaatgaaaaccAAACGTGTTCAGCATTCAGAAGAACAGTTAATCTAACTGGGCAAGTATCACATAAGAGGAAAAACATGGCATTAATGGCCAGTCTAGTACTGATTCCTTTACATTTTTGCACAAATTCTACACAACCTCTGAATAAAACTGCTTAAACTCTCCAAACATCAAACTCTGTTTCTATTATTCCGAAAAGTATGCTATATGGTTAACATCCAATTTATACCCTCTCCAAACTGAAATTTACAAAGCAATGATTTGCTTAACaaaatacagggaattccctgaaggtccagtggttaggactcagcactttcactgcagtagcctgggttcagtccctggtgggggaactaagatcccgcaagccatgtgtcactgccccacccccccatccccccaaaaaggTACAGTGTCCTAAGACTTAATACCAATGAAGAAAGGGCAGTTGGGAACATATGTTCATTATCATCTGCATTTTCATGTCAATTTAAGCCAATTACTTGATACAGAAATAGCCACCTGTAAAGAAGAATTTGTATTCTCCCAGCCCATAACATGTTTTAAACTGAATCAATCAAGCTATGGGTTAAAATCAGTATTCCCTACTAATTcctattcattcaataaacatgcaTTTGTGTCATCACAATGATCATTACTGGAGTTAGGTCACCtaccaatttttatttctcagaaaagtGTAAACGGAAAACTGcaagaactttttaaaagatagttttaaaaCTCACTAAACAAAATTCTACACAAACTGAAATCAGCAAATGGTTGAAAACATGTTATGTAGATGTCCCTAAAGCAACCCCAAAGGAAGATGATGAAGGGATGTTACTTACGTTTCAAAACAACGATCCACGTTGTCAGACATCAAAAGCAGCATGCATAGCTGTTCAAGGGCTATTAGTTGCATGTCCCTTTCATCTCCCTGTCCCATCTGTAGCCACTCCAGCAATGTATCTGGATCCACGTCTGCCatggttttttaaaagcttctttgctcaaattttaaaagtaaaggcaAAAAGCCCTCTAAATGTCCAGGACTGATCAGCgtgggtttaaaattttttccttttacatcgGCTAGAGCCAAATTTTCGTGGTGTCCTCCTAGGAATTAGAAAAGACTCATAAGTATGTTTCGATAGAGCGCTTAATGCAGTTTTTCAACTTTCCTTATTCCTCGGGTTTAACTTCATACATTGTACTAAATAAAAACCAGTTTTGCACAAGAGTATAAGCTGATTAGGTTGCTGCTTAACTGGAAACCAGAGCCGTCTTTGTCAAAGACAATCAAACAAGCTTCGGATCCCACTGCTGCTTATCACTAACGTCTGCGCCAAAAGGCAAACAACACCTTACTaaaaaggttcttttttttttccagcaaacttctttccccttcctccacccaaAACCGATCTTCTGATAAGGGTTAGATTCAGTATTTTAAGGAGACTAAGCACTTTGATCCGatttccccccccccaaattaagTTTCTACTTTAAAATTACCTCCAATTTCATAAATTCTGCTGACTTCTCAATTTATTTACTGCTCTTCTTAAGATGTCCAAATACAAATGATAATTAGATACAAGATCTATCTACGAATAGAGACTTGATTAGGAATTTTGGCAGTCTTGACAACTgttcttaaaagtttaaaaagaaatgctaaaagtaaGTGCAATGGACTAACACGTTACGGATCAGAACATAGGCCAATCTACggtcctccttccccagccccacagaATGGGGTAgtaagttaaaaacaacaacgaCAGCAGCAACAACATCGGAGAAGCAGCCCCAATAAGCATTAGAAAAGCTCGTAAGCGCCCTGACGGAAGGACAGCTTTGGGTCCCATGTAACGCAGCTGCAGGTGTATAAATCCAGCGGCAGGTCCCGGTGGGCACCCAACGGCGGCGATCTGCAGGGATGACCCAACACTCCGGGCCCAGCCGACTCCGCACCGGGAGGCGCAGGCACCGCGCTCTGGTTTTCCGGCACCAAACCCGGCTAAGTTAGGTACCTGTGTCGAGGAGGAGGGGAAGTTTTGGAGGAGGAGCAGCAAGCCTCTCTGCCTGAGAGGAggccgccggggcgggcagggcgATGGGTCTCCCGTGAGCGGCGCCCGTAACTCCGAGGCCCGGCGGGACGTCCCTGGCCCCGCCGGGCGGCGAACCCTTCTCAAGGACAAGGGGGGCCAGCCATGGGCTCCGGCTCGGAGAAGCCGGGTCCCGCCGCGGGCAGGGCCGGGGGAGGGGAACAAAGGGGCTAAGCGGGTGAGTCGGCGGTAGCCCCGCCGACCTCACCAGGGTCCGGGGTCTCGCTCCCGGCCCGCCGCCCTGCATCCCTGATGCCGGCACCACGCCTGGCCTTTCCGACCACCCGAGGCGCTCCCGCCTCCCGTTCCCTCAAGCTCTTACCCGGGCCTGTCGTCCCAAACCGCCCCGGTCCAGCTCCAAGCAGGCCGCGGGCAGAGGAAGGCCCGGCCGCGGCCCTCGAGTTCCCAGGAAGCTGCAGGCCGCGCAGGTCGAGCCGGGCAGGCGGCACAGGAAAAGCCGCGTCTCGTCCCTCCCCTTCCTCCGCCGGGACCTGGTGACAGGGAAGCGAGAGGTTCCCCAGACCGGCGGCCGCCAGCTCACGTCCCGTCTCCGGCACGCGTCTCCTCAGGCCCTGCAGCTCAGAGCCCCGCGCGGTGCtgccggcggcggcggctgggGGATGCAGCGTCCATCGCGATCCGGGAGGGGGATGGGTGGAGGGTCGGGTGAGAGCCGGGCGGGGAAACTGCGGAGGGCAACCATGCACCGCGGAGGCGGAGCAAATATGCTCTCCCCGCTCGACCCTGCCGGCCGCCACGTGGGGCGCTGCGGAGACCAGTCGGCACACAGCGCTGGGGCGCCTAGCCGGAGCGCCGGGCGACCGGACGCGTCGTCGCCGCTACCGGGGCCTCGGACTCCTTCGGCCTCGTTGGCTGTCGCTTTTCTGTCCTACGCCCTGCGCCTTCACGCTTCGCTGTCAATCCGAGCGCACTCCCAGCACCCCGCGCACACGGGTGCACGCACGCTTAGCGTGTTTTGCACGGTGTGTACACACTTGCCGTTCTCCTGCTGAAGGCCCCGACGCTGCCCGTCAAAGCTGCGGCCCAGGCGACCTCCGCCACGAGCTTCCCCTCCTCTCGGCTGGTCATCCCTCCTCGCGCACGG from Physeter macrocephalus isolate SW-GA chromosome 11, ASM283717v5, whole genome shotgun sequence carries:
- the LOC102983646 gene encoding translation initiation factor IF-2-like translates to MGYCRCINPAAGPGGHPTAAICRDDPTLRAQPTPHREAQAPRSGFPAPNPAKLGTCVEEEGKFWRRSSKPLCLRGGRRGGQGDGSPVSGARNSEARRDVPGPAGRRTLLKDKGGQPWAPARRSRVPPRAGPGEGNKGAKRVSRRRSRLPFPQALTRACRPKPPRSSSKQAAGRGRPGRGPRVPRKLQAAQVEPGRRHRKSRVSSLPFLRRDLVTGKREVPQTGGRQLTSRLRHASPQALQLRAPRGAAGGGGWGMQRPSRSGRGMGGGSGESRAGKLRRATMHRGGGANMLSPLDPAGRHVGRCGDQSAHSAGAPSRSAGRPDASSPLPGPRTPSASLAVAFLSYALRLHASLSIRAHSQHPAHTGARTLSVFCTVCTHLPFSC